From Laspinema palackyanum D2c, one genomic window encodes:
- a CDS encoding NYN domain-containing protein produces MSNQVGIYWDLQNVHPSLEQAQSQVLSLYCFAQKFGRITLKNVCAHWRRESPKIENIFYNLGFNCPNAPAGKGKKNNADKKLIEDCLQDVRHNPEISTVFLVSGDKDFIPLVLQLKERNIQVILIIRSDESTKPELKNIVDNFYYLDWIEKEFGSPCFDPQQILALIK; encoded by the coding sequence ATGTCGAATCAAGTTGGTATCTATTGGGATTTACAGAATGTCCACCCTTCCCTAGAGCAAGCTCAATCTCAAGTTCTATCTCTATACTGTTTCGCTCAGAAATTTGGGCGAATTACCTTGAAAAATGTCTGCGCACATTGGCGGCGCGAATCTCCTAAAATAGAAAATATTTTCTACAATTTAGGCTTTAACTGTCCTAATGCTCCTGCTGGCAAAGGCAAGAAAAATAATGCCGACAAAAAATTGATTGAGGACTGCCTCCAAGATGTTCGCCATAACCCCGAAATATCTACAGTCTTTTTGGTTTCAGGAGACAAGGATTTTATTCCCTTGGTCCTCCAGCTAAAAGAGCGGAACATACAAGTGATTTTGATAATTCGTTCCGATGAAAGTACCAAGCCGGAGCTTAAAAATATAGTGGATAATTTCTACTATTTAGATTGGATTGAGAAAGAATTTGGAAGCCCCTGCTTTGACCCACAACAGATACTTGCTTTAATTAAGTAG
- a CDS encoding HNH endonuclease yields the protein MGKVLVLNASYEPLNITSWRRAIVLLLKGKAEQVEHNGKFIYSDVPLPTVIRLRHYVRIPYHEIPLTRRNILHRDGHTCQYCGYSGDELTLDHVIPRSRGGPDSWENLVSACVRCNVKKGNRTPEESKMPLTRIPRRPYSSLYFEVSKHLKSGLHQEWQKYVIGA from the coding sequence ATGGGCAAGGTTCTAGTCCTTAACGCCTCCTACGAACCGCTCAATATCACGAGCTGGAGGAGGGCCATCGTGCTATTGCTGAAGGGGAAAGCCGAGCAGGTCGAACACAACGGGAAATTTATCTATTCCGATGTTCCCCTGCCTACGGTGATTCGGCTTCGGCATTACGTCCGCATTCCGTATCATGAAATTCCTTTGACCCGGAGAAACATCCTACACCGTGATGGCCATACTTGTCAATACTGTGGTTATTCCGGGGATGAATTGACTTTAGATCATGTGATTCCGCGCTCGCGTGGGGGTCCCGACAGTTGGGAAAATCTCGTCTCCGCCTGCGTCCGCTGCAATGTCAAAAAAGGAAACCGAACTCCGGAGGAAAGTAAAATGCCTTTAACCAGAATACCCCGCCGACCCTACAGCAGCCTTTATTTTGAGGTGAGTAAGCATCTCAAAAGCGGGCTACATCAAGAGTGGCAAAAATATGTGATTGGTGCTTAA
- a CDS encoding DUF6888 family protein, which translates to MTDDDLGFIRHEFSLALFRYNPQKGYVYILAGDDLEVIVTSSGEWRFIYESEI; encoded by the coding sequence ATGACCGATGATGATTTAGGATTCATAAGGCATGAATTTTCTCTCGCATTATTTCGGTATAACCCGCAAAAGGGATATGTTTACATTTTGGCCGGGGATGATTTAGAAGTGATTGTTACGTCCAGTGGAGAATGGAGGTTTATTTATGAATCCGAAATTTGA
- a CDS encoding TIGR00725 family protein produces MTKPIIGIMGPGANATEPDLENAYQLGKLIAEQGWILLTGGRKAGVMNAASQGAKSANGFTLGILPGEDKTGLSDAIDIAILTGIGSARNNINVLTSDVVIACGMGSGTASEIALALKAEKTVILLNDSRESHQFFSSLSPRRVMIVQSPEEAISRVREIVSTR; encoded by the coding sequence ATGACCAAACCCATCATCGGCATCATGGGTCCTGGTGCTAATGCGACAGAACCAGACCTAGAAAACGCCTATCAACTTGGAAAACTCATCGCCGAACAGGGATGGATTTTATTAACTGGAGGGAGAAAAGCCGGAGTTATGAATGCCGCCAGTCAAGGGGCAAAATCCGCCAACGGATTCACCCTCGGCATCCTCCCCGGGGAAGATAAAACCGGCCTATCTGACGCCATTGATATTGCCATCCTCACCGGCATCGGTAGCGCCCGAAATAATATTAATGTCCTAACCAGCGATGTCGTCATTGCTTGCGGAATGGGTAGCGGGACCGCTTCAGAAATTGCTTTAGCATTGAAGGCAGAGAAGACAGTTATCTTATTAAATGATAGCCGAGAGAGTCATCAATTTTTTAGCAGTTTATCGCCGCGTCGGGTGATGATTGTGCAGAGTCCCGAGGAGGCTATATCCCGAGTTAGGGAGATTGTATCGACTCGATAA
- a CDS encoding DHH family phosphoesterase produces MEESNTELGPIGVRDGALPIVSGDSKQWLDPLSATKAEALRQVLQQHNGDRHLVVLQDFPDPDAMSCAWAYKLIAAQYEIECDIVYAGALSHQENIALVKLTGLPVQRLPLEIAKSKDWSIYNGCVLIDNQGTTSQLFSLLKTANIPLIVAIDHHTIQDELSAEFLDIRPHIRATATIFTQYLMAELLRLDINVSDHVKCATALMHGLRSDTNQLRQAREDDFMAAAYLSRFYDSQLISSVLQASRSKRVMDVIERSLKNRIVQNNFCIAGVGYLRYDDRDAIPQAADFLVSEENVHTAVVYGIVHDEDEDIELVTGSLRTTKLTLDPDEFIKEAFGKDAQGRFFGGGRSQAGGFEIPMGFLSGSNDSKDFARMKWEVFDLQIKQKLLKLVSPKDDLIHSTN; encoded by the coding sequence GTGGAGGAATCGAACACCGAACTGGGTCCAATAGGCGTTCGGGATGGAGCATTACCGATCGTTTCTGGGGATAGTAAGCAATGGCTAGATCCTCTAAGCGCAACGAAAGCCGAAGCACTGCGGCAGGTTTTGCAGCAGCATAACGGCGATCGGCACTTGGTGGTTCTCCAAGATTTCCCGGACCCCGATGCCATGTCTTGTGCTTGGGCTTACAAATTGATTGCCGCCCAGTATGAGATTGAATGTGATATTGTCTACGCCGGAGCACTCAGTCACCAGGAAAATATTGCCTTGGTGAAACTCACCGGATTGCCAGTGCAGCGCTTGCCCTTAGAAATCGCCAAATCCAAGGATTGGTCTATCTACAACGGCTGCGTATTGATTGACAATCAGGGAACGACCTCTCAGCTCTTTTCCCTGTTAAAAACGGCAAATATTCCCTTGATTGTGGCGATCGACCATCATACGATTCAGGATGAATTAAGCGCCGAATTTCTGGATATTCGCCCTCATATTCGAGCTACTGCCACCATTTTTACTCAATATTTGATGGCAGAATTGCTCCGCCTAGATATCAATGTCAGCGATCATGTTAAATGTGCAACTGCCTTAATGCATGGGTTGCGATCGGACACGAATCAACTGCGACAAGCCCGGGAAGATGATTTCATGGCAGCGGCTTATTTAAGCCGATTTTATGATAGCCAGTTGATTAGTTCAGTCTTGCAAGCCTCTCGGTCTAAACGGGTGATGGATGTCATCGAGCGATCGCTTAAAAATAGAATCGTTCAAAATAATTTCTGCATTGCTGGCGTCGGATACTTGCGTTACGATGACCGGGATGCCATCCCCCAAGCCGCAGATTTTCTCGTCAGCGAAGAAAACGTTCATACCGCAGTGGTCTATGGCATCGTTCACGACGAAGACGAAGATATCGAATTAGTCACAGGTTCTTTAAGAACCACTAAATTGACCTTAGATCCGGATGAATTTATCAAGGAAGCCTTTGGGAAAGATGCTCAAGGGCGCTTCTTTGGCGGAGGGCGATCGCAAGCCGGGGGATTTGAAATTCCAATGGGATTCCTCTCCGGCAGCAACGACAGCAAAGATTTTGCCCGCATGAAATGGGAAGTCTTTGACCTACAAATCAAACAAAAACTACTAAAATTAGTCAGCCCCAAAGATGATTTAATTCATAGTACGAATTAA
- a CDS encoding adenylate/guanylate cyclase domain-containing protein, whose amino-acid sequence MLNGFTSIFNLLNARLSRRIALWVFISIVVVEALILLPSAYRRERELIQHLEDVGVATISPLLRLCGSPITAPKIKEVAQHLMLESRVAGGHVYTQEGEAIGYFGEPPELNFNQVMSAPAVRLRSRDGNRYEMAMWTEADGNPYLVIVRLDSSQIKEEIKAFIVRIFGLVILICIFVTLATLAALAPAVIAPILKLRKALIAVGESPGAVPGDLDCLALAKNRRDELGDVLIDFNRMNHQINRYFQEIQDSKKELENLVAEVEIARDQSEKLLLNILPHTIAQQLKQGVYPIAESFPNATVLFADLVGFTQLSTEVPAVELVELLNKIFSIFDRLAERYGVEKIKTIGDAYMVVGGLPQPHPDCAKAIAQMALDMQREVRQLAAETGIPLTIRIGINNGPVVAGVIGIKKFIYDLWGDAVNTASRMESHGIPGQIQVSEVTYFLLRDRFQFESRGAINVKGKGMMKTYLLLGLKEEPTEEIRVTASSSTGSADPASVSHGP is encoded by the coding sequence ATGCTCAATGGATTCACCTCTATTTTCAATCTACTCAACGCTCGTTTATCGCGTCGCATTGCTTTATGGGTATTTATTAGCATTGTTGTGGTAGAAGCCCTGATTTTACTCCCCTCCGCGTATCGTCGTGAGCGAGAACTGATTCAGCATTTAGAAGATGTTGGAGTTGCTACTATTTCTCCTCTATTGAGGTTATGTGGTTCGCCTATAACTGCGCCCAAAATAAAAGAAGTCGCCCAGCATTTAATGCTAGAATCTCGGGTGGCGGGCGGTCACGTTTATACCCAGGAGGGAGAGGCGATCGGCTACTTTGGCGAACCCCCGGAGTTAAACTTTAATCAGGTCATGAGCGCTCCTGCTGTGCGCCTCCGCAGTCGGGATGGCAACCGCTATGAAATGGCCATGTGGACTGAAGCCGATGGCAATCCTTATCTGGTCATCGTTCGCCTTGATTCTTCTCAAATTAAAGAGGAAATAAAAGCCTTTATTGTCCGAATTTTTGGCTTAGTCATTCTGATTTGTATTTTTGTCACCCTCGCCACTTTAGCCGCCCTCGCACCTGCGGTAATTGCTCCTATTTTGAAACTTAGAAAAGCTCTAATTGCCGTAGGAGAATCACCGGGAGCAGTTCCGGGAGATTTGGACTGTCTGGCACTGGCCAAGAATCGTCGAGATGAATTAGGGGATGTGTTGATTGATTTTAACCGAATGAATCACCAAATTAATCGATATTTCCAGGAAATACAAGACAGTAAAAAAGAACTAGAAAATCTAGTAGCCGAGGTTGAAATTGCCCGAGACCAATCGGAAAAACTCCTGTTAAATATTTTACCCCATACCATTGCTCAACAACTAAAACAGGGGGTTTATCCCATTGCTGAAAGTTTTCCCAATGCTACGGTTTTGTTTGCTGACCTGGTGGGGTTTACTCAGCTTTCCACGGAAGTACCTGCGGTAGAATTGGTGGAGTTACTCAATAAAATATTTTCAATCTTTGACCGACTCGCGGAACGGTATGGGGTGGAAAAAATTAAGACGATTGGGGATGCTTATATGGTGGTGGGAGGGCTTCCGCAACCGCATCCCGATTGTGCGAAGGCGATCGCTCAAATGGCCCTAGATATGCAGCGAGAGGTGCGCCAACTTGCCGCAGAAACGGGAATCCCCCTCACCATCCGCATCGGCATCAATAATGGTCCCGTCGTCGCTGGGGTGATTGGCATCAAAAAATTTATTTACGATTTGTGGGGGGATGCGGTCAATACCGCTTCCCGTATGGAATCTCATGGGATTCCCGGACAAATTCAAGTCTCTGAGGTGACCTATTTCCTCCTGCGCGATCGCTTCCAATTCGAGTCTCGCGGCGCAATCAACGTCAAGGGGAAGGGAATGATGAAAACCTATCTCCTCCTAGGGTTGAAGGAGGAACCCACTGAGGAGATCAGGGTTACCGCCTCATCCTCAACGGGATCAGCCGACCCTGCCTCGGTTTCTCATGGCCCTTAA
- a CDS encoding DUF6887 family protein, with translation MNPKFDLMSREELKAYLLAHRDDLDALDALVNRRSPDAEATWYPAPLTEETIRISEEAIQRRIEAGDRPSQNFPS, from the coding sequence ATGAATCCGAAATTTGACCTGATGTCCCGAGAGGAATTAAAAGCCTATCTATTAGCTCATCGAGATGATTTAGATGCTTTAGATGCTTTAGTGAATCGCCGGAGTCCTGATGCGGAGGCAACCTGGTATCCTGCACCTTTAACTGAAGAAACTATCCGAATTTCTGAAGAGGCTATTCAGCGGCGGATTGAAGCAGGCGATCGCCCTTCTCAAAATTTTCCCAGTTAG
- a CDS encoding sensor histidine kinase: MPQPPKSLKLPFASLGLRGQILPIVGATLIGLLGVIYLSSSTLLLAGFAKFEQQDTVRNVKRAMDVLSDEIDKLSFTANDWAAWDDTYAFIEDENSDYIQTNLNDATIARLRLDMMLYIHRSGRIVFGQKFNPETGERAPVEENTEAIASLSQYLTPNSLLVNHLETTSLVEGILQLPEGPMLIVSRPILTGEAEGPIRGTLIMGRYLSVEEIKRLGELTQLSIAIQNWGSPELPPDFQAIRQSILEDTHREPALVLADQTPIFVEAWNSQTIDGYTLVKDIYNNPALLLRVELPREIYQQGQRTANFILWVVLVVGVAFLVLTLLLLEKVVLSRLSQLSQDVNHIGSDRNLAVRLPVKGVDELSQLATRINEMLDALDYSQQVRHESEQRYRAVIEQTSESIFLIEPTTQRIIESNTAFQRLLGYNSEESLSLTLGDFIDHESESIAYNIERTLSLQSCHLGERRYRRKDGSIVEVEVSANKIYYGKQTALSAVVRDITERKRVERELYQAKVTAELANQSKSQFLANMSHELRTPLNAIIGYSEILQEEGDDLESDEINADLAKIESAGRHLLGLINDILDLSKIEAGKMELYLEPFQVPVTLQEIIFTVQPLVQKNGNQLQVDCQPEVGEMYADVTKIRQILFNLLGNACKFTNQGTIFLRVVQKAGEMIVFEVRDTGIGMTPEQMDKLFQPFTQADTSTTRKYGGTGLGLTIAKQFCQMMGGDITVESELGKGSTFTIHLPLQVNLSNSELVPESISSKRV, encoded by the coding sequence ATGCCTCAACCGCCTAAATCCCTGAAACTCCCCTTCGCATCCTTGGGACTGCGGGGGCAAATCCTGCCCATCGTTGGGGCAACCCTAATCGGTTTATTGGGGGTCATCTATCTCTCTTCCTCTACCCTGTTGCTGGCTGGATTTGCCAAATTTGAGCAGCAGGATACCGTCCGCAATGTCAAACGGGCGATGGATGTCTTATCCGATGAAATCGACAAATTGAGCTTTACCGCGAACGATTGGGCCGCCTGGGATGACACCTACGCCTTCATTGAAGATGAGAACTCGGACTATATCCAAACCAACCTCAACGATGCCACGATCGCCCGTTTGCGGTTGGATATGATGCTGTACATCCATCGCAGTGGGCGGATTGTTTTTGGGCAAAAATTCAACCCGGAAACGGGAGAACGAGCACCAGTGGAGGAAAATACTGAGGCGATCGCCTCTTTAAGTCAGTACCTGACCCCGAACAGTCTCCTCGTTAATCATCTCGAAACTACCAGTCTGGTTGAAGGCATCCTGCAACTTCCTGAAGGCCCCATGTTGATTGTTTCCCGCCCCATTCTCACCGGAGAAGCGGAAGGACCCATTCGCGGGACCCTGATTATGGGACGCTACCTCAGTGTTGAGGAAATCAAGCGTCTCGGGGAACTCACCCAATTATCCATCGCAATACAAAACTGGGGGTCTCCCGAACTGCCCCCTGATTTCCAAGCCATTCGGCAGAGTATCCTCGAAGACACGCATCGAGAACCGGCGTTAGTCCTGGCGGACCAAACTCCGATTTTTGTGGAAGCATGGAATTCCCAAACCATTGACGGTTATACTTTAGTCAAAGATATTTACAACAATCCCGCCTTGTTGTTGCGGGTGGAACTCCCGCGTGAGATTTACCAACAAGGGCAACGAACGGCTAACTTTATCCTGTGGGTGGTGCTCGTTGTCGGGGTGGCATTTTTAGTGCTCACTTTGTTGCTGTTGGAAAAGGTGGTGTTATCGCGACTCTCCCAGTTGAGTCAGGATGTTAATCACATTGGTAGCGATCGCAATTTGGCGGTTCGTCTCCCGGTGAAGGGGGTGGATGAACTCTCCCAACTGGCTACCCGCATTAATGAAATGTTGGATGCTTTAGACTATTCTCAACAAGTGCGCCATGAAAGCGAACAGCGATATCGGGCCGTCATTGAGCAAACCTCCGAAAGTATCTTTTTGATTGAACCGACTACCCAACGGATTATTGAATCTAATACCGCTTTTCAAAGGTTACTGGGTTATAATAGTGAGGAAAGTCTCTCCCTGACTTTGGGAGATTTTATTGATCATGAATCCGAGAGTATAGCCTACAACATTGAGCGAACCCTCTCGTTACAATCTTGTCATTTGGGAGAACGGCGTTATCGTCGCAAAGATGGTTCCATCGTCGAGGTAGAAGTCAGCGCCAACAAGATTTATTATGGGAAGCAAACTGCACTTTCTGCCGTGGTTCGCGATATTACGGAACGCAAGCGAGTGGAACGAGAACTCTACCAAGCCAAGGTGACGGCAGAATTGGCAAACCAGTCTAAAAGCCAGTTTCTCGCCAATATGAGCCATGAATTGCGGACTCCTTTAAATGCAATTATTGGTTATAGTGAAATCTTGCAGGAAGAAGGAGACGACCTAGAATCCGATGAGATCAATGCTGACTTAGCCAAGATTGAATCCGCTGGCAGACACTTGTTAGGACTGATTAACGATATCCTGGACCTGTCTAAAATTGAGGCCGGAAAAATGGAGTTATATTTAGAACCCTTTCAAGTTCCCGTTACCCTTCAGGAGATTATCTTCACCGTGCAACCCTTGGTGCAGAAAAATGGGAATCAATTACAAGTGGACTGTCAACCTGAGGTTGGGGAAATGTATGCCGATGTGACCAAAATACGACAAATTTTATTCAATCTGTTAGGGAATGCTTGTAAGTTTACCAATCAGGGGACGATTTTTCTCCGGGTTGTTCAGAAAGCCGGGGAAATGATTGTCTTTGAAGTGAGAGATACCGGAATTGGGATGACCCCCGAACAGATGGATAAGCTCTTTCAACCCTTCACCCAGGCGGATACTTCCACTACGCGCAAATATGGGGGGACGGGATTGGGATTGACGATCGCCAAGCAATTTTGTCAAATGATGGGGGGTGATATTACAGTTGAGAGTGAACTCGGCAAGGGTTCAACTTTCACCATCCACCTTCCTCTCCAAGTCAATCTCTCGAATTCCGAGTTAGTCCCTGAATCCATTTCAAGCAAACGAGTTTAA
- the rnc gene encoding ribonuclease III: protein MDHKLLKFKNEKLLLQALTHRSYANENSGELHNERLEFLGDALLTFISGEYLYCRHPEMAEDEMTRRRSALVDEKQLAKFATDVGLTFRMRLGQGMIRNGGYQSPNLLSSTFEAVVGAYYLDCDRKMEVLRPIIEELFDSVSPTIVELRSNIDSKNRLQEYVQTTFGSILPKYTTKRIGGPDHAPEYQSIVSVNDEPYGKGKACGKKEAEKQAAENALSELKKQGKI from the coding sequence ATGGACCATAAATTATTGAAATTTAAAAATGAAAAGCTATTGCTACAGGCATTGACTCATCGTTCTTATGCAAATGAAAACTCTGGCGAATTGCATAATGAACGCCTAGAGTTTTTAGGGGATGCTCTCCTGACTTTTATTAGTGGTGAATATCTCTACTGTCGGCATCCGGAAATGGCAGAAGATGAAATGACTCGACGGCGATCGGCTTTGGTGGATGAAAAACAACTTGCCAAATTTGCCACTGACGTGGGGTTAACCTTTCGGATGCGTCTGGGTCAGGGTATGATTCGGAATGGGGGTTATCAGAGTCCTAATTTATTGAGTAGTACCTTTGAAGCGGTGGTTGGAGCCTATTATTTAGACTGCGATCGCAAAATGGAGGTACTCCGTCCCATTATCGAGGAGTTATTTGATTCGGTATCTCCCACAATCGTTGAACTTCGCTCTAACATTGATTCCAAAAATAGGCTGCAAGAGTATGTCCAAACAACTTTTGGCTCAATATTACCCAAATACACCACAAAACGGATCGGAGGTCCCGATCATGCACCGGAATATCAATCTATAGTGTCTGTGAATGATGAACCCTATGGAAAAGGCAAAGCTTGCGGCAAGAAAGAGGCTGAAAAGCAAGCGGCTGAAAATGCCTTGTCTGAGCTTAAAAAGCAGGGTAAGATTTAA